One window from the genome of Streptomyces cadmiisoli encodes:
- a CDS encoding glycoside hydrolase family 2 TIM barrel-domain containing protein: MSFRTTTAVDYVEDVAPGRGALPPRAWYASSDAISHSLNGTWRFRLSPTADAEDDSFAEPGHEAAGWAEVTVPGHWVLQGHGSPAYTNHLYPFPVDPPHVPTGNPTGDHLRHFDLPAGWPAGGEAVVRFDGVESCARVWLNGTELGEFKGSRLPHEFAVGHLLKPAGNVLAVRVHQWSSGSYLEDQDQWWLPGIFRDVTLLHRPADSVRDFFVHASYDHVSGEGTLRVDSDVAGRVTVPELDIDVATGEPVTVAVEPWTAETPRLYDGVLATGGERVPLRVGFRTVALEDGLIKVNGTPVLFRGVNRHEWHPERGRALDPETMREDVLLMKRHNLNAVRTSHYPPHPAFLDLCDEYGLWVVDECDLETHGFVEQGWRDNPVDDDRWTPALLDRAARMVERDKNHPSVIIWSLGNEAGTGRGLTAMAEWIHGRDGARLVHYEGDIGCRDTDVYSRMYAFHDEVERIGRGLDGGTRKRRELPFILCEYGHAMGNGPGGLADYQRLFEAHDRLQGGFVWEWIDHGIKHPRLGFAYGGDFGEELHDGNFVCDGLVFPDRRPSPGLIEYKKVVEPVRIEGDGPAGTVRVTNAHDFADLSTLAFEWSYQVDGETVGTGPLSVPPLMPGESADVKLPEPPEDRRGRGETRWTVRAVLARDTGWAERGHEVAWAQLPVTERVLPTPGAALRPTVDAGLVRLGPAAFDARTGALRSIGGIDVTAPRLDVWRAPTDNDNGAPWQSDVRYGLLWRKLGLHRTQHRLDGVEAGDEALTVRTRVAPAASDLALRTVYRWTADGTRVRLTVSVTPEGDWKVPLPRLGIRFGLPSADRVTWFGGGPGEAYPDTGSASRVGRWHSRVDDLQTPYVRPQENGARADVRWAELGGLRVEGDPEFWFTARRWTSEQLDAADHLTDLIPGGTVWVNLDHGQMGIGSQSCGPGVLPRYRLRARPATFSFVFSETG, encoded by the coding sequence ATGTCCTTCCGCACCACCACCGCCGTCGACTACGTCGAGGACGTGGCGCCCGGCCGCGGGGCCCTGCCCCCGCGGGCCTGGTACGCGTCCTCCGACGCGATCTCCCACTCCCTCAACGGCACCTGGCGCTTCCGTCTCTCCCCGACCGCCGACGCCGAGGACGACTCCTTCGCCGAGCCCGGCCACGAGGCCGCGGGCTGGGCCGAGGTCACCGTTCCCGGCCACTGGGTCCTCCAGGGCCACGGCTCACCCGCCTACACCAACCACCTCTACCCCTTCCCGGTGGACCCGCCGCATGTCCCCACCGGCAATCCCACCGGCGACCACCTGCGGCACTTCGACCTCCCGGCCGGCTGGCCGGCCGGCGGCGAGGCCGTCGTGCGGTTCGACGGCGTCGAGTCCTGCGCCCGGGTCTGGCTGAACGGCACCGAGCTGGGCGAGTTCAAGGGTTCCCGCCTGCCGCACGAGTTCGCCGTCGGGCACCTGCTGAAACCGGCCGGCAACGTGCTCGCGGTCCGGGTCCACCAGTGGTCGTCGGGCTCCTACCTGGAGGACCAGGACCAGTGGTGGCTGCCGGGCATCTTCCGCGATGTCACCCTGCTGCACCGCCCGGCGGACAGCGTGCGCGACTTCTTCGTGCACGCGTCCTACGACCACGTCTCGGGCGAGGGCACCCTGCGCGTCGACTCCGACGTCGCCGGCCGGGTGACCGTGCCCGAGCTGGACATCGACGTCGCCACCGGTGAGCCGGTGACGGTCGCCGTGGAGCCGTGGACGGCGGAGACGCCGCGGCTGTACGACGGGGTCCTGGCCACCGGCGGCGAGCGGGTGCCGCTGCGCGTCGGGTTCCGGACCGTCGCCCTGGAGGACGGTCTGATCAAGGTCAACGGGACGCCGGTCCTGTTCCGGGGCGTCAACCGGCACGAGTGGCACCCGGAGCGGGGCCGCGCACTCGACCCGGAGACGATGCGCGAGGACGTGCTGCTGATGAAGCGGCACAACCTCAACGCCGTCCGCACCTCGCACTACCCGCCGCACCCCGCCTTCCTCGACCTGTGCGACGAGTACGGCCTGTGGGTCGTCGACGAGTGCGACCTGGAGACCCACGGCTTCGTGGAGCAGGGCTGGCGCGACAACCCCGTCGACGACGACCGCTGGACCCCGGCCCTGCTCGACCGTGCCGCCCGCATGGTCGAACGCGACAAGAACCACCCCAGCGTGATCATCTGGTCCCTCGGGAACGAGGCCGGCACCGGACGCGGTCTGACCGCCATGGCCGAGTGGATCCACGGCCGCGACGGCGCACGGCTCGTGCACTACGAGGGCGACATCGGCTGCCGCGACACCGACGTGTACTCGCGCATGTACGCCTTCCACGACGAGGTGGAGCGGATCGGCCGCGGTCTCGACGGGGGCACGCGCAAGCGCCGTGAACTGCCGTTCATCCTGTGCGAGTACGGCCACGCCATGGGCAACGGCCCCGGCGGTCTCGCCGACTACCAGCGACTCTTCGAGGCCCACGACCGCCTCCAGGGCGGCTTCGTCTGGGAGTGGATCGACCACGGCATCAAGCACCCGCGGCTGGGCTTCGCCTACGGCGGCGACTTCGGTGAGGAACTGCACGACGGCAACTTCGTCTGCGACGGGCTCGTCTTCCCGGACCGCAGGCCGTCGCCGGGCCTGATCGAGTACAAGAAGGTCGTCGAACCGGTCCGGATCGAGGGCGACGGCCCGGCCGGCACCGTACGCGTCACGAACGCCCACGACTTCGCCGACCTGTCCACGCTCGCCTTCGAGTGGTCGTACCAGGTGGACGGGGAGACCGTCGGCACGGGCCCGCTGTCGGTACCGCCGCTCATGCCCGGGGAGTCGGCCGACGTGAAGCTGCCCGAGCCGCCCGAGGACCGGCGGGGCCGCGGGGAAACCCGGTGGACGGTGCGGGCGGTGCTCGCGCGGGACACCGGGTGGGCCGAACGCGGTCACGAGGTGGCGTGGGCACAACTGCCCGTCACCGAACGGGTGCTGCCGACGCCGGGCGCCGCGCTGCGTCCGACGGTGGACGCGGGACTCGTCCGGCTCGGCCCCGCCGCGTTCGACGCGCGCACCGGGGCCCTGCGGTCCATCGGCGGCATCGACGTCACCGCCCCGCGGCTGGACGTCTGGCGCGCGCCCACCGACAACGACAACGGCGCGCCGTGGCAGTCCGACGTGCGCTACGGCCTGCTCTGGCGCAAGCTCGGCCTGCACCGGACGCAGCACCGGCTGGACGGCGTGGAGGCGGGCGACGAGGCGCTGACGGTACGGACCCGGGTGGCGCCGGCCGCCTCGGACCTGGCGCTGCGGACGGTGTACCGCTGGACGGCCGACGGAACCCGGGTGCGGCTGACCGTCTCGGTGACCCCGGAGGGCGACTGGAAGGTCCCGCTGCCCAGGCTGGGGATCAGGTTCGGGCTGCCGTCCGCCGACCGGGTGACGTGGTTCGGCGGCGGTCCCGGGGAGGCCTACCCCGACACCGGGTCGGCCTCGCGAGTGGGGCGCTGGCACTCCCGTGTCGACGACCTCCAGACACCGTACGTCCGCCCGCAGGAGAACGGTGCCCGCGCCGACGTCCGCTGGGCGGAACTCGGCGGTCTGCGCGTCGAGGGCGACCCGGAGTTCTGGTTCACCGCCCGGCGCTGGACGTCCGAGCAGCTGGACGCCGCGGACCACCTCACCGACCTGATTCCGGGCGGGACGGTGTGGGTCAACCTGGACCACGGGCAGATGGGCATCGGGTCCCAGTCCTGCGGCCCCGGTGTGCTCCCCCGGTACCGACTGCGCGCACGGCCCGCCACGTTCTCCTTCGTCTTCTCGGAGACCGGCTGA